A single region of the Acinetobacter sp. WCHA45 genome encodes:
- a CDS encoding mechanosensitive ion channel family protein, whose protein sequence is MPDSNIPKDVASSLASIFTNINFERLSEIVVAIILAFIGFVIARLVSNAFIRTIGNRFNAHQRLLWRRGIFYFIFLLFIMTSLREAGFKLSVFLGAAGILTVALGFASQTSATNLISGLFLIGEGSFEVGDTIQITLIRGQTIEGQVISIDLLSVKLLTLDNVYIRLPNEQLIRTPVMNLSKYPIRRIPITLAINFHEDIIKVRQVLLDVAAKYPLVMDDPKATVTVTAFRESSIELLFAVWCRQENALKVRDEMQERVRNGFLENQIEIPVPKMGLIDRPLPLEDDEVDQYAHQKELKKEQKES, encoded by the coding sequence ATGCCTGATTCGAATATTCCAAAGGATGTTGCTAGCAGTCTCGCCAGTATTTTCACCAATATTAACTTCGAACGTTTAAGCGAAATCGTTGTTGCGATTATTTTAGCGTTTATTGGTTTTGTAATCGCAAGACTGGTATCTAATGCCTTCATTCGTACAATTGGAAATCGTTTTAATGCCCACCAACGCTTGCTATGGCGTAGAGGGATTTTTTATTTTATTTTCCTGTTATTTATTATGACTAGCTTAAGAGAGGCTGGATTTAAACTCAGCGTGTTCTTGGGTGCAGCAGGAATTCTGACCGTTGCTTTGGGTTTTGCATCACAGACATCGGCAACCAACTTGATCAGTGGTTTATTTTTAATCGGTGAAGGTTCATTTGAAGTTGGTGATACGATTCAAATTACCTTAATTCGCGGACAAACGATTGAAGGACAAGTCATTTCAATTGACCTGTTGTCGGTGAAACTGCTCACGCTGGATAATGTGTATATTCGCCTACCAAACGAACAATTGATTCGAACACCCGTCATGAATTTATCAAAATATCCAATACGGCGTATTCCAATTACATTGGCGATCAATTTCCATGAAGACATTATCAAAGTACGACAAGTACTTTTAGATGTTGCTGCTAAATATCCTTTGGTCATGGATGATCCGAAAGCAACCGTTACCGTAACAGCATTTAGGGAGTCATCGATTGAACTTCTGTTTGCGGTATGGTGTAGACAGGAAAATGCATTAAAAGTTCGCGATGAAATGCAAGAACGTGTACGCAATGGTTTCTTAGAAAATCAAATTGAGATTCCTGTACCTAAAATGGGTTTAATTGATCGTCCTTTACCATTAGAGGATGATGAAGTCGATCAATATGCACATCAGAAAGAACTTAAAAAAGAGCAGAAAGAGAGTTGA
- the gspE gene encoding type II secretion system ATPase GspE, producing the protein MQILKQIQIPYSFAKRHGVLLRYEGDQIFIVRRKDTARIALQEARRILGKSAHDQLCTDQEFHALLSSSYAGDTGESQQVAAGLEDHPDLLSLADQVPEAEDLMDQEDDAPIVRLINALLSEAIRVSASDIHIEAFEKKLSVRLRVDGQLREIVQPRRELAPLLVSRIKVMAKLDIAEKRIPQDGRISLRLAGREVDVRVSTLPSSHGERVVMRLLDKQAGRLNMTHLGLMKNDYERLTQLVHRPHGIILVTGPTGSGKTTTLYAALSDLNDNTRNILTAEDPIEYQLEGIGQTQVNTKVDMTFARALKAMLRQDPDVVMVGEIRDLETAEIAVQASLTGHLVLSTLHTNTAIGAVTRLKDMGIEPFLLASSLIGVIAQRLVRTLCPHCVTWRKADDFERQVFQHLKVDEYMQLPEPHGCEKCSHVGFSGRTAIYEIVPVDDSMRRLIHGNAAEFELENHARRHAASIRDDGLLKVLAGKTTLEEVLRVTNEAAEV; encoded by the coding sequence ATGCAAATACTTAAACAAATACAAATTCCTTATAGTTTTGCTAAACGACATGGCGTTTTATTACGTTATGAAGGTGATCAAATTTTTATTGTGCGACGTAAGGACACCGCGCGTATTGCTTTGCAGGAAGCACGTCGAATTTTGGGGAAATCGGCTCACGATCAGTTGTGTACTGATCAAGAGTTCCATGCTCTATTGAGTTCGAGTTATGCAGGGGATACAGGTGAGTCACAACAGGTTGCGGCAGGTCTAGAAGATCATCCAGATTTATTAAGTTTGGCAGACCAAGTGCCTGAAGCTGAAGACTTGATGGATCAAGAAGATGATGCACCAATTGTTCGCTTAATTAATGCCTTATTGTCTGAAGCGATTCGTGTCAGCGCATCTGATATTCATATTGAAGCCTTTGAGAAAAAACTTTCGGTACGTTTACGTGTCGATGGTCAACTGCGAGAAATTGTACAGCCACGCCGTGAACTTGCGCCATTATTGGTATCACGTATTAAAGTCATGGCGAAACTGGATATTGCAGAAAAGCGTATTCCTCAGGATGGTCGTATTTCATTACGTTTAGCGGGACGTGAAGTGGATGTGCGTGTATCGACTTTACCTTCTTCGCATGGTGAACGAGTGGTCATGCGTTTACTAGACAAGCAAGCTGGGCGTTTAAATATGACTCATCTTGGTTTAATGAAAAATGACTATGAACGTTTAACGCAATTGGTACATCGCCCACATGGCATTATCTTGGTGACAGGCCCAACAGGTTCGGGTAAAACGACAACCTTATATGCTGCATTGTCTGATCTTAATGATAATACACGTAATATTTTGACTGCCGAAGATCCGATTGAATATCAATTGGAAGGGATCGGTCAAACGCAGGTCAATACTAAAGTTGATATGACCTTTGCACGTGCATTAAAAGCGATGCTACGCCAAGATCCAGATGTGGTAATGGTCGGTGAGATTCGTGATCTTGAAACTGCTGAAATTGCGGTACAAGCATCTTTAACAGGGCACTTGGTGTTATCTACGCTGCATACCAATACAGCAATTGGTGCGGTAACACGTTTAAAAGATATGGGGATTGAACCATTCTTGTTGGCAAGTTCTTTGATAGGTGTTATTGCACAACGTCTTGTTCGAACCTTGTGTCCACATTGTGTGACTTGGCGAAAAGCAGATGATTTTGAGCGACAAGTGTTCCAACATCTCAAAGTTGATGAATATATGCAGTTACCTGAACCGCATGGTTGTGAAAAATGTTCACATGTTGGCTTTAGCGGACGAACTGCAATTTATGAAATTGTGCCAGTAGATGATTCGATGCGCCGTTTGATTCATGGTAATGCAGCTGAGTTTGAATTAGAAAATCATGCGCGTCGCCATGCTGCTTCGATTCGTGATGATGGTTTATTGAAAGTGTTAGCTGGAAAAACCACGTTAGAAGAAGTATTGCGTGTGACGAATGAAGCTGCAGAAGTGTAA
- a CDS encoding organic hydroperoxide resistance protein, with product MSLEQVVYRAKAKATGGRDGRATSSDGVLDVQLGVPKEMGGAGGEVTNPEQLFAAGYSACFLGAMKFVANRDKFKITKDAYVEGEVGIGPIPNGFGIEVTLNVYLMGMEQAEAEQLVAAAHIVCPYSNATRGNIDVNFNIVTTE from the coding sequence ATGTCTTTAGAACAAGTCGTTTATCGTGCAAAAGCAAAAGCTACAGGTGGTCGTGATGGTCGTGCAACTTCATCAGACGGTGTCTTAGATGTTCAGTTAGGTGTGCCAAAAGAAATGGGCGGTGCTGGTGGTGAGGTGACCAATCCTGAACAGCTTTTTGCGGCGGGTTATTCAGCATGTTTCTTAGGTGCAATGAAATTTGTTGCAAATCGAGATAAATTCAAAATTACGAAAGATGCTTATGTTGAAGGTGAAGTGGGAATTGGTCCAATTCCAAATGGCTTTGGTATCGAAGTCACTTTAAATGTCTATCTGATGGGTATGGAACAAGCTGAAGCTGAACAATTGGTTGCTGCTGCACACATTGTTTGTCCATATTCAAATGCAACTCGTGGCAATATTGATGTGAATTTTAATATCGTAACCACTGAATAA
- a CDS encoding MarR family winged helix-turn-helix transcriptional regulator has product MGDEHKQLLLDNQLCFLIYSTNLALNQVYRQLLSPLGLTYPQYLVMLVLWERDQLSVSEIGERLFLESSTLTPLLKKLEASQLISRKRSLEDERQVIISLKPQGHTLKLQAVDIPSKISEAAACSTTSLTELKDQLATLRHHLTQ; this is encoded by the coding sequence ATGGGTGATGAACATAAGCAATTACTATTAGATAATCAGCTTTGTTTTCTGATTTACTCAACCAACCTTGCCTTAAATCAAGTCTACCGTCAATTGCTCTCTCCTCTCGGATTAACTTACCCTCAATATCTGGTAATGTTAGTGCTTTGGGAAAGGGATCAACTCAGTGTGTCTGAGATCGGAGAAAGATTATTCTTAGAATCTTCCACACTCACTCCATTATTAAAAAAGCTTGAAGCCTCACAACTAATTTCACGCAAACGCTCACTCGAAGATGAAAGACAGGTTATTATTTCTCTTAAGCCACAAGGTCATACTTTAAAATTACAAGCAGTCGATATTCCATCCAAAATTTCAGAAGCAGCGGCCTGTTCAACCACATCACTTACAGAGCTTAAAGATCAGCTTGCGACATTACGTCACCATCTCACGCAATAG
- a CDS encoding DUF4951 domain-containing protein: MFKVIFIFLFFIGAIAQLHAAIVETNASPQSILSTPQNLSLNSFGQWVIGWGTGSEGARQRLDNIQREDVLIIKQKGATLDMIVAWQQYYAQEALNNPNNPTARYRARLMKKITELW; this comes from the coding sequence ATGTTTAAAGTAATTTTCATTTTTTTATTTTTTATAGGGGCAATTGCACAACTTCATGCAGCAATCGTTGAAACCAATGCCAGTCCACAAAGTATCTTATCTACACCGCAAAATTTATCATTAAACTCTTTTGGGCAATGGGTGATTGGTTGGGGAACAGGTTCTGAAGGTGCGAGACAAAGATTAGATAATATCCAGCGAGAAGACGTGCTTATTATCAAACAAAAAGGTGCAACTTTAGACATGATTGTTGCTTGGCAACAATATTATGCACAAGAAGCGCTTAATAACCCTAATAATCCAACAGCACGTTATAGGGCGCGTTTGATGAAAAAAATCACTGAGCTTTGGTAA
- a CDS encoding carbon-nitrogen hydrolase family protein has translation MTLLSVAQMNSQNDIEANFIVIESLIQQSKAQAAELIVFPENFVCFAAGKQRETAAQFESIQQRLEQLAHRYQIWIIAGTLPCPFRPDGSIINDGRVRTVSLCISPEKTEARYDKIHLFDVQVSDAVGGYQESRFFEPGDEVVVAKTPFGNIGLMVCYDLRFPELSLMLRTKGANILTAPAAFTYTTGQLHWQLLLQARAMDSQCYVLGAAQQGWHGEQRQTWGHAGITNSRGQLLEMITVEGHGLITSSFDLAEQNDIRLAMPLMQHRKLINY, from the coding sequence ATGACCTTACTTTCTGTTGCACAAATGAACTCTCAAAATGACATTGAAGCAAATTTCATCGTCATTGAATCATTGATCCAACAAAGTAAGGCTCAAGCTGCTGAGCTTATTGTTTTCCCAGAAAATTTTGTTTGTTTTGCAGCAGGGAAACAACGCGAGACAGCAGCACAATTCGAGAGCATCCAACAACGATTGGAACAATTGGCTCATCGTTATCAAATCTGGATTATCGCAGGTACCCTCCCTTGCCCGTTTCGTCCTGATGGTTCAATCATTAATGATGGTCGAGTTAGAACCGTCAGTTTATGCATTAGTCCTGAAAAAACTGAAGCGCGTTATGACAAAATCCATTTATTTGACGTTCAGGTCAGTGATGCTGTCGGTGGTTATCAGGAATCAAGATTCTTTGAACCTGGTGATGAAGTTGTAGTTGCCAAAACACCTTTTGGCAATATCGGACTGATGGTGTGTTATGACCTGCGTTTTCCAGAACTCTCGTTGATGTTACGCACCAAAGGAGCAAACATTCTAACCGCGCCTGCTGCATTTACTTACACTACAGGGCAACTTCATTGGCAATTACTATTACAAGCACGTGCAATGGATAGCCAATGTTATGTGCTTGGTGCAGCCCAGCAAGGCTGGCATGGTGAACAGCGTCAAACTTGGGGTCATGCAGGGATTACAAATAGCCGAGGGCAACTATTAGAAATGATTACAGTTGAAGGACATGGTTTAATTACATCTTCATTTGACCTAGCTGAACAAAATGATATTCGACTAGCAATGCCATTAATGCAGCATCGCAAACTTATCAATTATTAA
- the gigB gene encoding anti-anti-sigma factor GigB encodes MSTGHVEYASLNGTHIFKLIGEVRAHSCISLDKLLNKIEQQQNVVGAIVDLTETTFIDSTVLGVLAKLGLKLKQVHHIQAVMLSTNPDITTLANSMGLGQVFVILNYCGDPNVCTLELTEEHVTHSAMLNTVLDAHKTLMRLNENNQNMFEPLVKQLQKEQEFLSLDSQKQNA; translated from the coding sequence ATGTCAACAGGTCATGTTGAATATGCAAGTTTGAACGGAACGCATATTTTCAAGCTTATTGGCGAAGTGCGCGCTCACTCTTGTATAAGTTTAGACAAGTTACTCAACAAAATTGAACAGCAACAGAATGTTGTCGGTGCAATTGTTGATTTAACTGAAACTACATTTATTGACAGCACAGTCTTGGGTGTACTTGCAAAACTAGGTCTTAAGCTTAAACAAGTTCATCATATTCAAGCTGTTATGCTCTCGACAAATCCAGATATTACAACTTTAGCCAACAGTATGGGGCTAGGTCAGGTATTTGTGATTTTAAATTATTGCGGCGATCCAAACGTATGCACTTTAGAATTAACTGAAGAGCACGTTACACATAGTGCAATGCTCAACACTGTGTTAGATGCGCATAAAACACTAATGCGTTTAAATGAAAACAACCAAAATATGTTTGAGCCACTTGTAAAGCAATTGCAAAAAGAACAAGAGTTTTTATCTCTTGATTCACAAAAACAAAATGCATAA
- the gigA gene encoding RsbU family protein phosphatase GigA, whose amino-acid sequence MYFIQPTRSISYLEQALNELPSLQIIHIDDLDLYDPTIIAIADVQDFLKYQWKLPTIVLAFEHEGTALAQAWEMGALAGWIWSELPKNPVHSLFKIDAQYKRNQDSRDLPSAAELQKRLLPNPIELPNYQFESFFQPSAYLSGDWYDYWRLNDDEVLFYLADVSGHGVTSSLLTSWMAAFHGRSKTPSQLIQKLNAMLVQENIEKHITMVAGILNLATHEVCWSSAGHYPPPIIFEPNQPPQILTTSSFPLGLTEELEVEEHCCTLSRNARFILCSDGALEPFDGGLNDQFNQLVEHLQHDAFKAPDHVADDIAILSICRMN is encoded by the coding sequence ATGTATTTTATTCAACCCACACGCTCAATATCTTATTTAGAACAAGCACTAAATGAGTTACCGAGTTTACAAATCATTCATATCGATGATTTAGATTTGTATGATCCAACAATAATTGCTATTGCCGATGTACAAGATTTTTTAAAATACCAATGGAAATTACCTACAATTGTTCTTGCTTTTGAACATGAAGGAACTGCATTAGCTCAAGCATGGGAAATGGGTGCGTTGGCAGGATGGATTTGGAGTGAATTACCCAAAAATCCTGTTCACTCATTATTTAAAATCGATGCTCAATATAAACGTAATCAAGATAGTAGAGATTTACCTTCCGCCGCAGAACTACAAAAAAGATTATTACCAAACCCGATCGAATTACCAAACTATCAATTTGAATCATTTTTTCAGCCTTCAGCTTACCTGTCAGGAGATTGGTATGATTACTGGAGATTAAATGATGATGAAGTCTTGTTTTATTTAGCAGATGTTTCAGGTCATGGGGTAACAAGTAGTTTACTGACATCTTGGATGGCGGCATTTCATGGCCGATCAAAAACACCTAGTCAATTGATTCAAAAACTAAATGCAATGTTAGTACAAGAAAATATTGAAAAGCATATTACTATGGTGGCGGGAATATTAAACTTAGCAACTCATGAAGTATGTTGGTCAAGTGCTGGGCACTACCCTCCTCCAATTATCTTTGAGCCCAACCAACCACCACAAATCCTTACAACAAGTAGCTTTCCATTAGGTCTTACTGAAGAACTAGAAGTTGAAGAACATTGTTGTACGCTGAGCCGTAATGCTCGTTTTATATTATGTTCTGATGGCGCACTTGAACCATTTGACGGCGGTTTGAATGATCAATTTAATCAATTGGTCGAACATCTTCAGCATGACGCTTTCAAAGCACCAGATCATGTTGCTGACGATATTGCAATATTAAGCATATGTCGAATGAATTAA
- a CDS encoding VacJ family lipoprotein → MHYSNYILLGLLTAGAYSPVLAQEVQNEPSIQTSSVANTNNQQSTSTIQAIKDLKHITRNDLKVNANAAQPDAVKDPLQPLNRQIFALNDALDRNLLKPVAIQYVAKVPEEVRTPYRQFRKNLGEPWNAVNQLIQGRPTRAAKTLGRFTINTLTTLGFADPARRLGLTTEEESFGVTLGYYGVPSGPYVMLPFFGPSTFRDGFGLATDSFGRPQKYLLDDQEGIYWSTNLLQAIDARSQILDIEESLKGDKYSMIRDFYLQRKAFQIAEKHGDSADVSFVSDEDDNNDQSGDDK, encoded by the coding sequence ATGCATTACTCAAATTACATCTTGCTTGGGCTGTTAACTGCTGGGGCATACTCACCTGTATTAGCACAAGAAGTTCAAAACGAGCCATCTATTCAAACAAGCTCTGTGGCAAATACCAACAATCAACAATCAACATCGACGATTCAAGCCATAAAAGATTTAAAACATATCACTAGAAATGATTTAAAGGTCAATGCAAACGCTGCCCAACCTGATGCTGTAAAAGATCCTTTACAACCATTGAATAGACAGATCTTTGCTTTAAATGATGCTTTGGATCGTAATTTATTAAAACCTGTTGCAATACAGTATGTAGCAAAAGTTCCAGAAGAAGTCCGTACTCCTTATCGCCAATTTAGGAAAAATCTAGGTGAGCCTTGGAATGCAGTCAACCAATTAATCCAAGGACGACCAACTCGCGCTGCCAAGACATTAGGTCGTTTCACGATTAATACGCTTACAACACTAGGTTTTGCTGATCCTGCCCGTCGTTTAGGCCTAACCACTGAAGAGGAAAGTTTTGGCGTCACTTTAGGTTACTACGGTGTACCATCAGGTCCTTACGTGATGCTGCCATTTTTTGGTCCAAGCACATTCCGTGACGGTTTTGGTTTAGCAACAGATAGTTTTGGTCGCCCACAAAAATATTTATTAGATGATCAAGAAGGTATTTATTGGTCTACTAATTTATTACAAGCAATTGATGCTCGCTCACAAATTTTGGATATTGAAGAAAGCTTAAAAGGCGATAAATATTCAATGATCCGTGATTTTTACTTACAACGTAAAGCCTTCCAAATCGCTGAAAAGCATGGAGATTCGGCAGATGTTTCATTTGTAAGTGACGAAGATGATAATAACGATCAATCAGGTGATGACAAGTAA